A single Coregonus clupeaformis isolate EN_2021a chromosome 39, ASM2061545v1, whole genome shotgun sequence DNA region contains:
- the LOC121561965 gene encoding E3 ubiquitin-protein ligase TRIM39-like isoform X1, with product MASSLNESQFQCSICLELFTDPVSTPCGHNFCKNCIGEYWDISDQCQCPLCKETFGRRPELRINTSFREVVDHFKKMTVNEGCIAATGEVACDVCSGRKIKALKSCLVCLTSYCETHLEPHQRVVNLKRHKLIDPVENLEDRMCKKHDRLLELFCRSDQTCVCQFCAETDHKHHHTVPLQTELQLKMIQIQRSKAVVQQMIQDRQRKVEEINASVALSRGNAEREIVDSVDVFTALIQSIESSQAELIEVIEEKKKATESRAERLIKELEQEITELQRKSTELEQLSHTEDHLHLIQSFYKQTTLPKTKSWTNVAVSQVNFLGCVRNTVCQVKNSVEDHVRKLSATDHPVVLSAGFAPELKKMQKYAVDVTMDPNTAGPWLILSEDGKQVRKLPRKVKVPDNPERFTKDVCVLAKQGYNYGKHYWEVGLQEKSNWVIGVACETVPRKEFLSPEPLKGLWTLCHRDGKEYVAFTENPHPILPYPRPQKVGVFLDYEEGQVSFFDVEAKSHLFTYTGCKFAGKIFPIFDPCLTAERNEVLPLMITMVQVN from the exons ATGGCTTCCTCCCTGAATGAAAGCCAGTTCCAGTGCTCTATCTGTCTAGAGTTGTTCACTGACCCAGTATCCACTCCATGTGGCCACAACTTCTGTAAGAATTGTATCGGGGAGTATTGGGATATCAGTGACCAGTGCCAGTGTCCTTTGTGTAAGGAGACATTTGGCAGAAGGCCTGAGCTTCGAATCAACACGTCGTTCAGAGAAGTTGTTGATCATTTTAAGAAAATGACAGTTAATGAAGGGTGCATTGCTGCTACTGGAGAAGTGGCCTGTGACGTCTGCTCTGGgaggaagatcaaggccctgaaGTCCTGCCTGGTGTGTCtgacctcttactgtgagactcacctggagCCTCATCAGAGAGTGGTGAATCTGAAGAGACACAAGCTGATCGACCCTGTGGAGAACCTGGAGGACAGGATGTGTAAGAAGCATGATAGGCTCCTGGAGCTGTTCTGTAGGAGCGACCAGACATGTGTGTGTCAGTTTTGTGCTGAGACAGACCACAAGCATCACCACACTGTGCCACTACAAACAGAATTGCAACTAAAGATG attcAGATTCAGAGGTCAAAGGCGGTTGTGCAGCAGATGATCCAAGACCGGCAGCGGAAGGTGGAGGAGATCAACGCTTCAGTGGCGTTAAGTAGG GGCAATGCAGAGAGGGAAATAGTGGACAGTGTGGATGTCTTCACTGCACTGATACAATCTATTGAGTCAAGCCAGGCTGAACTCATCGAGGTGATTGAGGAGAAAAAGAAAGCAACAGAAAGCCGGGCAGAAAGGCTCATAAAAGAGCTCGAGCAGGAAatcactgagctacagaggaaaagCACTGAgttggagcagctctcacacaccgAGGACCATCTCCACCTCATACAG AGCTTTTACAAGCAAACAACCCTTCCAAAAACTAAAAGCTGGACTAATGTTGCTGTTTCTCAAGTCAACTTCTTAGGCTGTGTTCGAAATACAGTGTGTCAAGTTAAAAACTCTGTCGAAGACCATGTAAGAAAGCTGTCAGCTACTG atcacccagtagtgctatctgcagggtttgctccag AACTGAAAAAGATGCAGAAATATGCAG TGGACGTGACGATGGACCCCAACACTGCAGGCCCATGGCTTATCCTCTCTGAGGATGGAAAACAAGTGAGAAAATTGCCAAGGAAAGTGAAGGTCCCGGATAATCCTGAGAGATTCACTAAGGATGTCTGTGTCCTGGCAAAACAGGGGTACAACTATGGGAAACATTATTGGGAAGTTGGGTTGCAGGAGAAATCAAACTGGGTTATAGGAGTAGCTTGTGAGACAGTGCCTAGGAAGGAATTCCTTTCACCTGAGCCTTTGAAAGGCTTATGGACTCTCTGTCACAGGGATGGCAAGGAATATGTGGCGTTCACAGAAAATCCACACCCTATTTTACCTTATCCACGACCCCAGAAAGTCGGGGTCTTCCTGGATTATGAGGAAGGCCAAGTGTCATTCTTTGATGTTGAGGCAAAGTCTCACCTATTCACTTACACAGGGTGCAAATTCGCAGGGAAAATCTTTCCCATATTTGATCCTTGTCTTACAGCTGAAAGAAATGAAGTCCTTCCTCTTATGATTACTATGGTGCAGGTAAATTAG
- the LOC121561965 gene encoding E3 ubiquitin-protein ligase TRIM39-like isoform X2 translates to MASSLNESQFQCSICLELFTDPVSTPCGHNFCKNCIGEYWDISDQCQCPLCKETFGRRPELRINTSFREVVDHFKKMTVNEGCIAATGEVACDVCSGRKIKALKSCLVCLTSYCETHLEPHQRVVNLKRHKLIDPVENLEDRMCKKHDRLLELFCRSDQTCVCQFCAETDHKHHHTVPLQTELQLKMIQIQRSKAVVQQMIQDRQRKVEEINASVALSRGNAEREIVDSVDVFTALIQSIESSQAELIEVIEEKKKATESRAERLIKELEQEITELQRKSTELEQLSHTEDHLHLIQSFYKQTTLPKTKSWTNVAVSQVNFLGCVRNTVCQVKNSVEDHVRKLSATELKKMQKYAVDVTMDPNTAGPWLILSEDGKQVRKLPRKVKVPDNPERFTKDVCVLAKQGYNYGKHYWEVGLQEKSNWVIGVACETVPRKEFLSPEPLKGLWTLCHRDGKEYVAFTENPHPILPYPRPQKVGVFLDYEEGQVSFFDVEAKSHLFTYTGCKFAGKIFPIFDPCLTAERNEVLPLMITMVQVN, encoded by the exons ATGGCTTCCTCCCTGAATGAAAGCCAGTTCCAGTGCTCTATCTGTCTAGAGTTGTTCACTGACCCAGTATCCACTCCATGTGGCCACAACTTCTGTAAGAATTGTATCGGGGAGTATTGGGATATCAGTGACCAGTGCCAGTGTCCTTTGTGTAAGGAGACATTTGGCAGAAGGCCTGAGCTTCGAATCAACACGTCGTTCAGAGAAGTTGTTGATCATTTTAAGAAAATGACAGTTAATGAAGGGTGCATTGCTGCTACTGGAGAAGTGGCCTGTGACGTCTGCTCTGGgaggaagatcaaggccctgaaGTCCTGCCTGGTGTGTCtgacctcttactgtgagactcacctggagCCTCATCAGAGAGTGGTGAATCTGAAGAGACACAAGCTGATCGACCCTGTGGAGAACCTGGAGGACAGGATGTGTAAGAAGCATGATAGGCTCCTGGAGCTGTTCTGTAGGAGCGACCAGACATGTGTGTGTCAGTTTTGTGCTGAGACAGACCACAAGCATCACCACACTGTGCCACTACAAACAGAATTGCAACTAAAGATG attcAGATTCAGAGGTCAAAGGCGGTTGTGCAGCAGATGATCCAAGACCGGCAGCGGAAGGTGGAGGAGATCAACGCTTCAGTGGCGTTAAGTAGG GGCAATGCAGAGAGGGAAATAGTGGACAGTGTGGATGTCTTCACTGCACTGATACAATCTATTGAGTCAAGCCAGGCTGAACTCATCGAGGTGATTGAGGAGAAAAAGAAAGCAACAGAAAGCCGGGCAGAAAGGCTCATAAAAGAGCTCGAGCAGGAAatcactgagctacagaggaaaagCACTGAgttggagcagctctcacacaccgAGGACCATCTCCACCTCATACAG AGCTTTTACAAGCAAACAACCCTTCCAAAAACTAAAAGCTGGACTAATGTTGCTGTTTCTCAAGTCAACTTCTTAGGCTGTGTTCGAAATACAGTGTGTCAAGTTAAAAACTCTGTCGAAGACCATGTAAGAAAGCTGTCAGCTACTG AACTGAAAAAGATGCAGAAATATGCAG TGGACGTGACGATGGACCCCAACACTGCAGGCCCATGGCTTATCCTCTCTGAGGATGGAAAACAAGTGAGAAAATTGCCAAGGAAAGTGAAGGTCCCGGATAATCCTGAGAGATTCACTAAGGATGTCTGTGTCCTGGCAAAACAGGGGTACAACTATGGGAAACATTATTGGGAAGTTGGGTTGCAGGAGAAATCAAACTGGGTTATAGGAGTAGCTTGTGAGACAGTGCCTAGGAAGGAATTCCTTTCACCTGAGCCTTTGAAAGGCTTATGGACTCTCTGTCACAGGGATGGCAAGGAATATGTGGCGTTCACAGAAAATCCACACCCTATTTTACCTTATCCACGACCCCAGAAAGTCGGGGTCTTCCTGGATTATGAGGAAGGCCAAGTGTCATTCTTTGATGTTGAGGCAAAGTCTCACCTATTCACTTACACAGGGTGCAAATTCGCAGGGAAAATCTTTCCCATATTTGATCCTTGTCTTACAGCTGAAAGAAATGAAGTCCTTCCTCTTATGATTACTATGGTGCAGGTAAATTAG